One window from the genome of Ovis canadensis isolate MfBH-ARS-UI-01 breed Bighorn chromosome 21, ARS-UI_OviCan_v2, whole genome shotgun sequence encodes:
- the LOC138427216 gene encoding olfactory receptor 8B8-like, giving the protein MSLERMAPGNRSFVTKFILLGLTNQPDLQLPLFLLFLGVYMVTVLGNLGLIILIALNSHLHTPMYFFLFNLSLIDLCYSSVFTPKMLINFLSKKNIISYMRCMTQLYFFCFFIISECYVLTSMAYDRYVAICKPLLYNTAMSPKVCSSLMLGSYLMAFSGAMAHTGCMLRLTFCDANTINHYFCDILPLLELSCTSTYVSELEVFIVGGINIIVPSLTIFVSYGLILTNILHISSTEGRSKAFSTCSSHIIAVSLFFGSGAFMYLKPPSAVSMDEGKVSSVFYTNMVPMINPLIYSLRNKDVKLALRRTLRRRQF; this is encoded by the coding sequence AGAATGGCTCCTGGAAATCGCTCTTTTGTGACAAAATTCATTCTGTTGGGATTAACCAACCAGCCAGATCTCCAGCTCCCTCTATTCCTCCTGTTCCTAGGAGTGTACATGGTCACTGTGCTGGGAAATTTGGGATTGATAATCCTAATTGCACTGAATTCACACCtacacacccccatgtactttttcctttttaacttgtCTCTCATAGACCTCTGTTATTCTTCTGTATTTACACCCAAGATGCTGATTAACTTCTTATCAAAGAAGAATATTATTTCCTACATGAGGTGCATGACCCAACTCtacttcttctgtttttttatcATTTCTGAATGCTATGTGCTGACAtcaatggcctatgaccgctatgtggccatctgtaagCCACTCTTATATAACACAGCCATGTCCCCTAAAGTGTGTTCCAGCCTTATGCTTGGTTCCTACTTGATGGCATTTTCTGGTGCCATGGCTCACACTGGATGCATGCTGAGACTGACCTTCTGTGATGCAAACACCATCAACCATTATTTCTGTGACATCCTCCCTCTGCTTGAGCTCTCCTGCACAAGTACCTACGTCAGTGAGCTGGAAGTGTTCATCGTAGGAGGCATCAATATCATTGTGCCCAGTCTCACCATCTTTGTCTCTTATGGCCTCATCCTCACCAACATCCTCCACATCAGCTCCACAGAGGGCAGGTCCAAAGCCTTCAGCACCTGCAGTTCGCACATCATTGCTGTTTCCCTCTTCTTTGGATCAGGGGCATTCATGTATCTCAAACCACCTTCTGCTGTGTCTATGGATGAGGGGAAAGTCTCTTCTGTCTTTTACACCAATATGGTTCCTATGATTAACCCATTAATCTATAGCTTGAGGAACAAAGATGTTAAACTTGCTCTGAGAAGAACTCTGCGTAGGAGACAGTTTTAA